Within Cellulophaga sp. L1A9, the genomic segment TATCTATTCTTTCATTTATATAAATCTTACCTAAGAGAAGCCCTATATTTGCCACCCCAAAACAATGACATTATGAGTGCAACATGGTACGAGTGTAAAATAAAATATAGAAAGCTAGATGAAGCTAGTGGAATGCAAAAAGTAGCTACGGAACCTTATTTGGTAGATGCTATTTCGTATACCGAAGCGGAAAGTAGAATTACCGAAGAAATGGCTGCCTACCTTAGTGATAGTGATGATATAAAAATTACCAATATTAAAGTAGCAAACTATTCTGAAATACATCCTTTTGAAAATTCTGATCGTTGGTTTAAATCGAAAGTATCTTTAATTGCTTTTGATGAAGAGAGTGGTAAAGAACGCAAAACCAATATGTATTTATTGATACAAGCAAATGATGTAAAAGAAGCTTACGACAATACCGTTTCTGTTATGAAAGACACTATGGGTGAGTATTCTATTCCTGCGATTACAGAATCTCCTATTATGGATGTATTCCCATATTTCTCTGGAGAAGAAGGTGATATGGAACGCATAAAAAAATTCAATGAAGTAAAAGCATCTGTTCCTGAAGTAGCAGAACTTAATGACGATTTAGAATTGGCAGACGTTTTAGCATCTGAAACAGAAACAGATTTTGAGCCTAGAACTGGCGAAGAATAAAATTCTTTAAAATTCAATAAAAAAAGAGGGCTTTCTAGCCCTCTTTTTTGTTTCTATGCTTTTCTAATTGTCCATCTCTCCTTGCTCAGAGAATTACCTTAAACACCCTTATTTTCTTGGTATTGACGGGTTACACCTATATTTAAGGATTAAAAATTATAGATGATAGTCTATAATTTTTAAGGTAATTCATCGAAATACAGCGGTATTTTTTGTTCACCTCAGGGATTGTGTCTATTTTAACCTCCTTTAAATAACTACCGCCATGTCTAAAATGATTACCCCTACGCTTATTATCGATGGAGAACGTTTTCTTCCTAAATCTGGTTATAAGGTTACTATAGAACAATCCATGGGTACCCACAGCTCTTTTAGTGTGGTTTTTCAAACCAATGCTACCGAAGGGTACGGCGGTACACTCATGAATAATTCTATTAATTATTCCGGTAAAAAACTATCTATAGGGGTTAATGATGGTGAGCTAGAATATGTAGGGATCATTACTTCTGTAGCTTTACAAAAAGGGATTGGCGCTTCTGGCGCTATTGTGCTTTCAGGACAAGGGGCTAGTATTTTACTCTCGCGCTCCGTACAATGTTTTAGCTATGAAGAAGGGTCTTCTTTTAGCCAAGTAGTGAGTGATACCTTTAATGGACACTCCACAGATTTATTAAAAATGGAAATAGGAAATGGAACTAACATCCGTTTGCCTTATACCGTACAATACAACGAATCCGATTTTTCTTTCTTACAACGTATGTGTGCTCGTTATGGCGTTTGGATGTATGACAATGGGAGAACCTTTTGCGTAGGACGCACGGGAGACAAGCAATTTAATGGGGTGTATGGTCAGGATATTCAAACCTTTGGCCTCTCCACTACCCTACAGTCCCAAAATAGCGGCTTTACTTCTAAAGATTGGGTCAATGATAGTGAATTAGAATCCGTTTCTTCATCGTACAGTGCACAAAGCGGACATATGTATGCTGGGAATGTAAAAAGAGAATCAGAAGGTTTATTTGCCAAGAAAGAAAACTACTCTTGGAATCACAATCAGAATGAATATAGCGGACAACAAGGTTTAGATCATGTAGCAAAAGTTGATACCTTATCTAAAGCGGCAAATATGATTATTGCCAACGGATCTTCAGAAATTGTCGGTTTACGTGTGGGTGATAATTTAACCATTGAAGGCGTTAGTTTTTCTGATAAAACACGTAGAGATGCGTTTGGATCCTATATGGTTACCAAAGTAGCGCACCGTTTTGATCATAGTGGTAATTATGAAAATCATTTTGAAGGCGTACCAGAAGGAACAGAACACCCACATTATAGTGCGGTATTTGCCACACCGTCTGCAGAAGAACAACGTGGTGTTGTTTTAGATAACAATGACCCTGACGGATTAGGCCGTATAAAAGTACAGTTTGGTTGGCAGCGCAGAATGGGCACTTCTACCCCATGGATAAAAATGAATACCCCATATGGTGGTAACGGTAAAGGCTTTTACTTTATTCCTGAACTGGACGAAGAAGTACTCGTAGGTTTTGAAAACAACAATCCAGAAAAACCCTATGTATTGAGTGCTGGTTTTAATAGCAGTGCCAAAAGTGGTATGGCGGATGCAGATAATAATCTGAAAACTATTCGTACCCGTAGTGGCCATACTATAGAATTGAATGATACTGATGGCGAAGAAAAAATAAACATTTATGATCATGAAGGAAGCATAATTACATTTGATACACAAGCCAAATCATTATATATAACCGCTACTGAAAATATTGAATTTCAAGCAAAAAATATAAAAATGATAGCTGAAGAAAATATAGACATTCAAGCTCAAGGAGATATCAACACAGCATCGGAAGGAGATACAAGTATTATATCCGAAAGTACATTAGCATTACAATCTGCATTAGATACTACAATTAATAGCGATTCTAATATAGCAATTGAAGCTACAAGTGACACCACAATATCAGGTACTAACACTATAATTGAGGGGCAAGTATCTGTTGAACTCAATGGAGCACAAACAAAAGTAACAGGTAGTGCGCTAACAGAAGTTTCTGGCGCAATCGTAAAAATAAATTAAAAACATAATAGTATGCCAGGACCAGCAGCAACAGTAGGAAGCATGCATGTATGCCCAATGCTAAACCCAGGAACACCCCCTCCACCTCATGTTGGAGGACCAATATCTGGGCCCGGAGTACCAACAGTTTTAATTGGAGGTAAACCCGCTTCAGTAATTGGCGATTTGTGCACCTGTGCAGGGCCACCTGATACTATAGTAATGGGTGAAGGAACTGTATTAATCGGCGGAAAACCCGCTGTTACAATGGGAGATTCTACTGCGCACGGAGGAGCTATTTCAGCAGGAGAACCTACTGTTCTAATTGGCACAGGTACAAGTGCTGCAACCGCAATTATGCCCCTACATAAAATACCATTCCCTACTATTAATTCAAACCTTAGAGGACAACTAACTGAGGCTATTGCTAAGCAAGAGGCGCTTCGTGAAGAAGCAGATAAAAATGGGTATTTAAACGATTTTTCATTTAGTATGTAGTTATGAACATAGAATATCCTTACAATATAAAATCTTTAACAGACAGTTTAAAATCTAGTAATAGATTTGGTATATACCCTATTGGTAAATTTAATGCATGGCATGGAGGAATACATATTGAAGGTGACTCACATGTAAAATGCATAGCTGATGGTAGGGTTATAGCATACAGGATACCAACTAAATATTTCTATGAAGATATAGGAAAGGGAAAAGACAATCCTAAATATTCTAATGGTTTTGTATTAATGCAACACTATTATAAGAGCGAAGAGGGTTTAGAGTTTACTTTTTATAGTCTGTACAATCATTTAATGAGTAAAAAAGACTACGAAAAAGATGACTATAGCAAGAAAAAAATACCAGACGTTCTCGCTGAATTTTCTTATATAGTATCAGACCAGGCTAAAGATGCTATCAATGGATTAGAAGTTTACAAATTAAATAGTGAAAAGGAATTAGACAGAACAAATCCTGTTTTTTTAAAATATAAAACAACTGTTGATACATTAACCAATAATGGGAAAGAAATATTATTAGAAAAAGATAAAAGATATAAAAAGATTGAATGCAAAGATTATGAAGGAAACACACATAGTGATGTTTACGTTTCTAAGGGTCTTATAGTAAATGGCAAGGCTAATTATAAAGGAGACAAGTCACCTAAGAAGGGAGTTATTGTTTATGAAGAAGCTAAAGATACTTCAGAACAATTGAGAGTAATAGAGAAAAACACAAAAAGTACGAAAATCAAAATAGATAAAAAAAAGAGTACTAATGAATGGTTAAAGTTAGAAGATGAAGAAGGATTTATTAAAAATGATGATAATCTAACAAAAACAAAAACAATTGATGCAGATAACCTTATTTTTGATAAGGTAGTAAAATCAGATGGATTGCTTAAAGCGGGAACAATTATAGGTCATACAGGCTTGTTTGATTCGCCTAGCATTTCAAAATACAGAGCGGCACATGTTGAGGTTTTTAGTTTTGAAGATCCAAAAGATTTTTTAAAAGGTGGAAAGGATGCAGAGAAAGAAGAGAATAAAAAATTCTTAAAAATTGATAAAGGAGCTGAACTACAATTAAATTTAAAAATTAGTGTTTCCATAAAAAAACACACTCCAGTAAAAATTTTAGAAATTGATGACAATTATTGTAAGATACAAATAATTAAACCAAGTGCAGAAGTATTTCACAAACACCTTTATGATGGATATGATGATGGAAAAGGCCACTATACCATTAAAGCTGATTATACAGAAATTATAGATGGAGTTGAAAAAGAAATTAAATGTTATGAAATTATAAAAGCCTCTTTTGGTAAATATTTAACAGCAGACTCCAAATTATATAGTAAAAATTATAGCATTTATAAAAACACAGAAAAACGAGAAGCTGAATATCGGCCTGAACATCATGATCAAACTTTTTGGGTAAAAAATAATACTGCTATACAAAAAGAAAATGCAGAAAGTACATTAATAAAACCTGTAAAAAATGATGAGTTTATTTTAGCCGAAGATATAAAAGAGTATTATATATCAAAACCTAGTACTGAAAGTGATACTATTATCACGAAAGAAATCTTGAGAATTAATAGTGCTAGTATACCTAAACATAAAGATGGTGAAAAACAATATTATAAAATAACATATAATAAAAAAGAAGGATGGATTAAAACGGATGATACCAAAATAAAAAAAATATCAGCATTTAATTGGGAAGAATTTGGTTTTGAAACTATGGACGCTGGTGACGAATATTGTTATAGTGTAAAAGATGTAGAAAACAACATTGAAACCTCTCCTTTTTTAGAAAAAATATGGAAAACTATTGATGAAAATAATGATAATATCATCGATGAAAATGAATGGAATAGAGCAAAAAATACAAAAGTATTATCACAGTTTAGCAAATTAGTTTGCAAACATAAAAGTGAATGGAGCTATACTGAGTCCGAAATTGAAAAAGAAATAAAAGAATATTATAAAATAGGATTAAACCAAGCTACAGGAGATAAGAAAAAAAATCTAGAAAAAAAACAGGATGAAAATATAGCTTTATTAAAAAAACGGGTAAAAAACACCTGTTTTTGGGATAAGGTAGAAAAAGGAGAACAAGAAACTAAAAGTACTTTTTCAAATTTATCAACACTAACATTACTGCCTGCTGCTTTTATATATTATTATTTTACGAATGAAGAAAAAAAAGAATCTGATAAAAAAAACATTAGAACCTTTAAAACTTCACAAAAAAATGTTTGGCATTTTCATCCAATTGCTTTTATTGAACAAATGAAACTCATTACCGGAGGTGTTAATCATACATTTGATAATAAGTATAAGGCTACAGGAAATGAAGTTTATATTAATGTTATAACTCCAAAAGGTAGAGATTTAGAAGGCCCTTTGGTGGTATTCGATAGTTCAGGCATATTATTTAAAACACATTCATTATGTAGAGGATCTAGCAGTGATAGATTTACAGGTGGTGGTAATGGTGATACTCCAACAGGAAAAGCCAGCACTTCCTATGACTCAATAAGACATAAAGGAGAATACAGTTATGGTAATTATGGTTTAATAGATTTGATAGGTTTAGAAGGTGAATTTAAAAAAGCTACTAGTAATGGAAGAGCTGGTATAGCTATTCATTGTGGTCACACTTCTGGGTATTATAAAAAATCACTAGAAGATATAGGTAAATTAATGGGTACACATGGATGCATAAGAGTTTATAATAATGAAATGAAAAAATTAGGAGAATTATATTCTGATTTAAAAAGTCAAGGAAAAAAAATCTATTGTTATATAGAAGACCATGATGGAGATATTAATGATGTTTATAAATTTTATGATTTAAAGAGAGATATAAAAGACAAATCAAGAGGAGCTAGATCCGCTAATCAATAATGTTATGACAAGAATGGTATTTATATATATATTCCTTGCTTTTTTTTCATGTAAAGATAAAGAAGTAAGCAAAGTAAATAATGTAGTACATGTTGAAGACACAAAATACTATTCTCCTAATAATGAAGAATATACTACTAAAATAGGTTTAATTAATGATCCAGATGGATATACTAACGTTAGATTAAAACCAGACTCTGAATCTCTTGTCGTTGGTACTATTTCTAAAAATGAATATTTTTTTTATACAATATCTAATAGCAATTGGTATTCTGTAAAAACATTAAAGGGATTAAAGGGTTATGTGCACAAAAGCAGAATAAATAATGCTAATAATAATAAGCAGATTTGTGCTACTATAAATAGTATTGACCCATCAGACTCTTCGTATGACAAAGACACTATTGTTAATATTAATTCTTTAAATAAAAAGACACCTTTTTTGATTAAAGAATTAATTTACCCTAGATTAAATCAACAAGAAAAAAGTGACAATACAATTCTTTTTTCCGAAGAGGATATTAAAATAGAAATATCTAAAAATGAATTTAATTTAGATGATTATAATGTTGTTAATGATGGAGGTAATCTATCTGTAAAAACAAAAGAAGGAGACGGTGTATATGGTGGATATGCAAATCCTAAATATATAATACAAAGTATTGTTATTACGCTTTATAAAGAAGTCTTTAATATATCATCAAAAGAATTCTATAATTTATTAGACCCTAGTTTTGAGAAAGTCATTGTTTACAAAAAAAGTAATAAACAAATAATTATTTCAATGACAGGAGCAGATAATAATGCTTCCGAAAACTATAACGTGCTATTTGTTTTAGATAAAGGAGAATTATTGAAAAAATATGTTTATTTAGGTTTTTGATTTATTATAATCCGATAGCGCGTAACCCCCTAGCGCGACATATCCGCAACCCTGGCGCACTTCTGTGAAGTGTGTCTAATTTTCTTTAGTATTTGCGATGCAATTTATTATCTTGAAACTATGTCTCAGAGATATAAAGTTATAGATAGTACCGTTCCAACATTTGTGACAATAACAATAATTGATTGGGTAGATTTATTTATCCGACCAACCTATTTTAAAATATTGGATGATTCTCTAAATTATTGTATTGTAAACAAAGGATTAACCGTACATGCGTACGTATATATGAGTAGTCATATACATCTTATTATTAGTTCGCAAGAAAACGAGTTGTAGGACATTATTCGCGATTTGAAAAAACACACCTCTAAGGAATTTATAAAAGCGATAAAAGAACTTCCTGAAAGTAGAAGGGAGTGGCTTTTAGCTAAATTTGATTATGCAGCAAAGCGTGTAAAGAAAGGTGTTAGTTATAAGGTTTGGAAAGATGGGTATCATCCCGTAATTTTAGATACTAGCAAAAAAATAGAACAACGTATAAATTATATACATTATAATCCTGTGGCTTCAGAATTAGTTTATCATGAAAGAAGAGATTGGAAAAACAGTAGCTATGCAATCTATGAAGAGGACAATATAGAAATCCCTTCGGTTAAAGTACGTCCTCTATGGTAATTTGAAATAGAAAAACAATTAGTCACGCTTTACAAAAGCGCGCCAGGTTCTGCGATTATAGATGTGGCCCGAGTAGAAAAAGGAAATACTATTTTAGTTGGAGAACAAGTGTTAAGGTTCTTAAAAATTATGAAGTTCAAGGCGGAAGTTTAGGTAATAAACTTCCTGAGACATATGATAATGGAACCTATAAATACAGTAATGTTATTCAAACTGTCATTAACTTAACTGATGGCTCTCTTAAGAAAACAGGAGATGAGCTTTTAGGCGTTAGATATATTGACAGTCAATTATCTAAAAAGAAACCTGTATTAGTTGGTGTTGATAAAGGTAAAAATAAGACTTACAATAAAGATAACAGTACAGAACATTTCTTCGTAATCACCGGGAGAAAATGTGAAAATGGTAAAATCTACTATAGATACTTTGAAGTTGGTACATTTGAGAGTAATAAAGTACTAAAAGGAGTTACAACTAAAAATAAATTATATTTAAAAGAAGATAACACATTAGTAGGCATTAAACCTGAAGATAAAAAAAACACAGTATTAACAGTTACACAAGTAAGAAAAAACAAATAATAATGACAATGATTAAATTTTTTAACTATTTTTTCTTACTGTTTTTTTTGTGTAGTTGCACAGGTCAAGACATTAAACTAAATGAAGGGACTTTTATAGAAGTATCAAAAATAAATGAAAAAGACATATTATTA encodes:
- a CDS encoding type VI secretion system Vgr family protein, which translates into the protein MSKMITPTLIIDGERFLPKSGYKVTIEQSMGTHSSFSVVFQTNATEGYGGTLMNNSINYSGKKLSIGVNDGELEYVGIITSVALQKGIGASGAIVLSGQGASILLSRSVQCFSYEEGSSFSQVVSDTFNGHSTDLLKMEIGNGTNIRLPYTVQYNESDFSFLQRMCARYGVWMYDNGRTFCVGRTGDKQFNGVYGQDIQTFGLSTTLQSQNSGFTSKDWVNDSELESVSSSYSAQSGHMYAGNVKRESEGLFAKKENYSWNHNQNEYSGQQGLDHVAKVDTLSKAANMIIANGSSEIVGLRVGDNLTIEGVSFSDKTRRDAFGSYMVTKVAHRFDHSGNYENHFEGVPEGTEHPHYSAVFATPSAEEQRGVVLDNNDPDGLGRIKVQFGWQRRMGTSTPWIKMNTPYGGNGKGFYFIPELDEEVLVGFENNNPEKPYVLSAGFNSSAKSGMADADNNLKTIRTRSGHTIELNDTDGEEKINIYDHEGSIITFDTQAKSLYITATENIEFQAKNIKMIAEENIDIQAQGDINTASEGDTSIISESTLALQSALDTTINSDSNIAIEATSDTTISGTNTIIEGQVSVELNGAQTKVTGSALTEVSGAIVKIN
- a CDS encoding L,D-transpeptidase, coding for MNIEYPYNIKSLTDSLKSSNRFGIYPIGKFNAWHGGIHIEGDSHVKCIADGRVIAYRIPTKYFYEDIGKGKDNPKYSNGFVLMQHYYKSEEGLEFTFYSLYNHLMSKKDYEKDDYSKKKIPDVLAEFSYIVSDQAKDAINGLEVYKLNSEKELDRTNPVFLKYKTTVDTLTNNGKEILLEKDKRYKKIECKDYEGNTHSDVYVSKGLIVNGKANYKGDKSPKKGVIVYEEAKDTSEQLRVIEKNTKSTKIKIDKKKSTNEWLKLEDEEGFIKNDDNLTKTKTIDADNLIFDKVVKSDGLLKAGTIIGHTGLFDSPSISKYRAAHVEVFSFEDPKDFLKGGKDAEKEENKKFLKIDKGAELQLNLKISVSIKKHTPVKILEIDDNYCKIQIIKPSAEVFHKHLYDGYDDGKGHYTIKADYTEIIDGVEKEIKCYEIIKASFGKYLTADSKLYSKNYSIYKNTEKREAEYRPEHHDQTFWVKNNTAIQKENAESTLIKPVKNDEFILAEDIKEYYISKPSTESDTIITKEILRINSASIPKHKDGEKQYYKITYNKKEGWIKTDDTKIKKISAFNWEEFGFETMDAGDEYCYSVKDVENNIETSPFLEKIWKTIDENNDNIIDENEWNRAKNTKVLSQFSKLVCKHKSEWSYTESEIEKEIKEYYKIGLNQATGDKKKNLEKKQDENIALLKKRVKNTCFWDKVEKGEQETKSTFSNLSTLTLLPAAFIYYYFTNEEKKESDKKNIRTFKTSQKNVWHFHPIAFIEQMKLITGGVNHTFDNKYKATGNEVYINVITPKGRDLEGPLVVFDSSGILFKTHSLCRGSSSDRFTGGGNGDTPTGKASTSYDSIRHKGEYSYGNYGLIDLIGLEGEFKKATSNGRAGIAIHCGHTSGYYKKSLEDIGKLMGTHGCIRVYNNEMKKLGELYSDLKSQGKKIYCYIEDHDGDINDVYKFYDLKRDIKDKSRGARSANQ
- a CDS encoding DUF4494 domain-containing protein, encoding MSATWYECKIKYRKLDEASGMQKVATEPYLVDAISYTEAESRITEEMAAYLSDSDDIKITNIKVANYSEIHPFENSDRWFKSKVSLIAFDEESGKERKTNMYLLIQANDVKEAYDNTVSVMKDTMGEYSIPAITESPIMDVFPYFSGEEGDMERIKKFNEVKASVPEVAELNDDLELADVLASETETDFEPRTGEE
- a CDS encoding SH3 domain-containing protein is translated as MTRMVFIYIFLAFFSCKDKEVSKVNNVVHVEDTKYYSPNNEEYTTKIGLINDPDGYTNVRLKPDSESLVVGTISKNEYFFYTISNSNWYSVKTLKGLKGYVHKSRINNANNNKQICATINSIDPSDSSYDKDTIVNINSLNKKTPFLIKELIYPRLNQQEKSDNTILFSEEDIKIEISKNEFNLDDYNVVNDGGNLSVKTKEGDGVYGGYANPKYIIQSIVITLYKEVFNISSKEFYNLLDPSFEKVIVYKKSNKQIIISMTGADNNASENYNVLFVLDKGELLKKYVYLGF
- a CDS encoding PAAR domain-containing protein, whose amino-acid sequence is MPGPAATVGSMHVCPMLNPGTPPPPHVGGPISGPGVPTVLIGGKPASVIGDLCTCAGPPDTIVMGEGTVLIGGKPAVTMGDSTAHGGAISAGEPTVLIGTGTSAATAIMPLHKIPFPTINSNLRGQLTEAIAKQEALREEADKNGYLNDFSFSM